The region GATCAAGCCATTCATAAAGAAGAGAACTCAACGGTGGACAACCTGGCCATCACTACGATCCGTACACTTGCCATTGATGCCATTGAAAAGGCAAATTCCGGCCATCCGGGTATGCCGATGGGCTCCGCTCCTATGGGATATCAATTGTTCGCCAAGACAATGAATCATAACCCGGACCACCCGACTTGGGTCAACCGTGACCGTTTTGTGTTGTCTGCGGGACATGGCTCCATGCTCCTCTACAGCTTGCTGCACCTCAGCGGCTATGATCTGCCTATGGAAGAATTGAAGCAGTTCCGCCAATGGGGCAGCTTAACTCCGGGACATCCGGAAGTCGGACACACTGCCGGTGTAGATGCAACAACTGGTCCGCTTGGACAAGGAATTGGTATGGCTGTAGGTATGGCAATGGCTGAAGCACAGCTGGGTGCGACTTACAATAAAGATGAACATAACGTGATTGACCATTATACGTACGCCATCTGCGGCGACGGCGATTTGATGGAAGGGATCTCTTCCGAGTCTGCTTCACTTGCCGGACACCTGAAGCTGGGCAAGCTGATTGTAATGTACGATTCGAATGATATCTCCCTTGACGGCAAGCTGAACCTTGCATTCTCCGAGAATGTTGCTAAGCGTTTTGAAGCTTACGGCTGGCAGGTTCTGCGCGTAGAAGACGGTAACGATCTTCCTGCACTGGCTAAGGCTCTTGAAGAGGCTCAAGCAGACAGCAGCAAGCCTACACTGATCGAAGTGAAGACTGTCATCGGCTACGGCAGCCCGAACAAGCAAGGTAAAGGCGGCCACGGCGGTACTCACGGCTCCCCGCTGGGTGCTGATGAAACGAAGCTGACGAAGGAATACTACAAATGGGTATATGAAGAAGATTTCTATGTACCGGATGAAGTCCGCGCCAGCTTTGCTGAAGTGAAGGCCAAAGGGATCGCCGCTAACAAAGCATGGGATGAGAAATTTGCAGCATACAAAAAAGTATATCCAGAGCTTGCTGCACAGCTCGAAACTGCACTAAGCGGTGAGCTTCCTGCAGGCTGGGATGCCAATCTTCCATTCTACAAAGCAGAAGACAAAGCTGTCTCTACCCGTGTAGCTTCCGGTAATGCGCTGAACGGATTGACTGGCGGTATCCCGCAGCTGGTAGGGGGTTCTGCCGATCTGGAGAGCTCGACCATGACGCATTTGAACGGTCTGTCCCAATTCACCTCCGAATCCTATGACGGCCGTAACATCTACTTCGGCGTACGTGAATTCGGAATGGCTGCAGCCATGAACGGAATTGCCCTGCACACTGGTCTTAAGGTATTC is a window of Paenibacillus sp. FSL H3-0469 DNA encoding:
- the tkt gene encoding transketolase; the encoded protein is MTEQAKDQAIHKEENSTVDNLAITTIRTLAIDAIEKANSGHPGMPMGSAPMGYQLFAKTMNHNPDHPTWVNRDRFVLSAGHGSMLLYSLLHLSGYDLPMEELKQFRQWGSLTPGHPEVGHTAGVDATTGPLGQGIGMAVGMAMAEAQLGATYNKDEHNVIDHYTYAICGDGDLMEGISSESASLAGHLKLGKLIVMYDSNDISLDGKLNLAFSENVAKRFEAYGWQVLRVEDGNDLPALAKALEEAQADSSKPTLIEVKTVIGYGSPNKQGKGGHGGTHGSPLGADETKLTKEYYKWVYEEDFYVPDEVRASFAEVKAKGIAANKAWDEKFAAYKKVYPELAAQLETALSGELPAGWDANLPFYKAEDKAVSTRVASGNALNGLTGGIPQLVGGSADLESSTMTHLNGLSQFTSESYDGRNIYFGVREFGMAAAMNGIALHTGLKVFGGTFFVFTDYLRPAVRLASIMKLPVTYVLTHDSIAVGEDGPTHEPIEQLASLRIIPGLTVIRPADANETSAAWAYAMENTANPVALVLTRQNLPILAGTVDGVRDNIKRGGYVVSDSKNGTPQAQIIATGSEVQLAVKAQAALAEEGIDVRVISLPSWDLFEKQDKAYRDSVILPEVKARLAIEMAQTFGWERYTGDQGDILGITTFGASAPGDTVIREYGFTVENVVSRVKALL